In the genome of Ptychodera flava strain L36383 chromosome 13, AS_Pfla_20210202, whole genome shotgun sequence, one region contains:
- the LOC139147629 gene encoding uncharacterized protein, giving the protein MPKFCADSVVSSWRGYFVAMAIAFSLYSFCGVSNAQTSTIVFNKKCNKTIEKKDAHFVKSHQGPESLSRNFDCKVTVQALKNDQMLYIRLVRPTYYGIVDPDNTVPENGIGDITTCNGSYLAVYDGETTDDPLLLHTCGTTLAPSISTTQNFATFVMHLQRTSSVNFTLLYTSFDYGACTDEATELPCNNGRCIPRTLACERVNNCGDRSDEALGLPSNCTVITTSLTYEDFWWWWIPLAALLLLYILYWCCWRPGYVPWRLSCCRNCWRDMCRDCCKHCCTDCACGKNGKGRGQGDGNGSGRGGHGKDRKGCTCFSCCRSEADEAYLVSETGSGGKGGSKGGRGGKKTSRKKKDRKDKDGKKKQKHQDVVLIDEDGTVRNSNGDVNGGIYGNDFDFSNDDGQHARECR; this is encoded by the exons ATGCCAAAGTTTTGCGCGGACAGCGTTGTTTCAAGTTGGCGAGGTTACTTTGTAGCTATGGCCATAGCTTTTAGCCTTTATTCATTCTGTGGTGTCAGCAATGCACAGACCTCTACGA TCGTATTTAATAAAAAGTGTAATAAGACTATCGAGAAGAAGGACGCCCATTTCGTCAAATCTCATCAGGGTCCAGAATCTCTGTCTCGGAACTTTGATTGCAAAGTAACTGTGCAAGCATTGAAGAACGACCAGATGCTCTACATTCGTCTAGTCCGCCCAACATACTATGGGATAGTTG ACCCGGATAACACTGTTCCGGAGAACGGTATAGGAGACATTACAACGTGCAATGGTTCGTACTTAGCGGTGTATGACGGCGAAACTACAGACGACCCCTTACTCCTGCACACGTGTGGCACCACGCTTGCGCCGTCCATCTCGACCACTCAGAACTTTGCTACCTTCGTGATGCACCTTCAGCGCACATCAAGCGTCAATTTCACGCTGCTGTACACATCTTTCGACTACG GCGCATGCACGGACGAAGCCACTGAACTACCGTGTAACAACGGTCGGTGTATCCCAAGAACCCTTGCGTGCGAGAGGGTAAACAACTGCGGGGATAGAAGCGACGAAGCCCTCGGTTTGCCCTCCAACTGCACGG TAATCACGACATCGTTGACATACGAAGATTTCTGGTGGTGGTGGATCCCGTTGGCGGCGCTCTTGCTCCTCTACATACTGTACTGGTGTTGCTGGAGACCGGGCTACGTCCCGTGGCGACTGAGCTGCTGCAGGAACTGTTGGCGCGACATGTGTCGCGACTGCTGCAAGCACTGCTGCACCGACTGCGCATGCGGGAAGAACGGCAAGGGTCGGGGACAGGGCGATGGGAACGGATCGGGCCGCGGGGGACATGGTAAGGACAGAAAGGGTTGCACTTGCTTCTCTTGCTGCCGATCGGAGGCCGACGAGGCGTATCTGGTCAGCGAGACGGGCAGCGGAGGGAAAGGCGGGTCGAAGGGAGGTCGCGGAGGCAAGAAAACGAGTCGAAAGAAGAAAGATAGGAAGGACAAAGACGGAAAGAAGAAACAGAAACACCAGGACGTTGTCTTGATTGATGAGGACGGAACTGTTCGAAACAGCAACGGTGACGTCAACGGTGGTATCTATGGCAACGACTTTGACTTCAGCAACGACGATGGCCAACATGCAAGGGAATGCAGATAG
- the LOC139147631 gene encoding uncharacterized protein — protein MRQALEKMKAALSTIVFLLTVLAVKGEPHSIKSVVFSNRCGRSNTEYGLVVTSHPQAGSYDFYNRTLFCEYTFNAMSPYGQVMLEFTHFDISVRYADHADCSSAYMRVYDGASTASSQLEELCGSDRPALIVSTGSSMTLEVLLDGNDTVMDFRAIFTSFREDNALGVCPDTVTDFHCETTKRCISTEVTCITPTNISNCGNQDYSDQSKLEPLYCPEEPTDLLPLWIALGILGAILLYLIYWCCWRPGYAEWACGCWRHKTCCDPCKWCSQGSRNCCRAFCAGPRGCHCCGPRNVGDSSGKGYNKMASSGPSSRKGVYVANYTGSGGGGGGGRANGGTSSASTPVPRSAGSGGQNSSNYDTDGLHTREGR, from the exons ATGAGACAGGCGCTAGAGAAGATGAAGGCAGCGCTTTCGACGATCGTCTTTCTTCTCACGGTGTTGGCGGTGAAGGGGGAGCCGCATAGCATCAAGAGTG TCGTCTTTTCAAACCGATGCGGTAGATCAAACACGGAGTATGGCTTGGTCGTCACGTCCCACCCTCAAGCAGGCTCCTACGATTTCTACAACAGGACGCTCTTCTGTGAGTACACCTTCAACGCCATGTCGCCGTACGGCCAGGTCATGCTGGAGTTCACCCATTTCGACATCTCCGTGCGATACGCCGATCACGCCGATTGCAGCTCGGCGTATATGAGGGTCTACGACGGGGCGTCGACCGCGTCCAGTCAACTCGAAGAGCTCTGCGGCAGCGACCGTCCTGCGCTGATCGTATCGACCGGTAGCAGCATGACACTTGAGGTGTTGTTGGACGGCAACGACACTGTTATGGATTTCAGGGCGATCTTTACTTCGTTCAGGGAAG ATAACGCGCTGGGGGTCTGTCCTGACACGGTCACAGATTTCCACTGTGAAACTACCAAACGATGCATCTCCACGGAGGTGACCTGTATCACTCCAACAAACATTTCTAATTGCGGCAACCAAGATTACAGCGACCAATCAAAGCTGGAGCCGCTCTACTGCCCAG AGGAACCAACAGACTTGCTACCTCTTTGGATAGCTCTTGGAATATTAGGCGCCATATTGCTCTACCTGATATATTGGTGTTGCTGGAGACCGGGCTACGCGGAGTGGGCCTGTGGTTGCTGGCGACACAAGACCTGCTGCGACCCTTGCAAATGGTGTTCACAGGGCAGCAGGAACTGTTGCCGGGCGTTCTGTGCTGGTCCCCGAGGCTGCCACTGCTGCGGTCCCCGTAACGTCGGCGACAGCAGTGGTAAAGGGTACAATAAAATGGCTTCCTCTGGTCCGTCCAGCAGGAAAGGGGTTTACGTTGCCAATTACActggtagtggtggtggtggtggtggtggtagggCAAATGGTGGTACCTCCAGCGCTTCGACGCCGGTGCCTAGGTCGGCAGGTTCAGGGGGGCAAAACAGCAGTAATTACGATACTGATGGACTGCATACTCGCGAAGGACGATGA